One genomic segment of Sanyastnella coralliicola includes these proteins:
- a CDS encoding OmpH family outer membrane protein, producing the protein MQKVALGISIVALALGIYAVVSSSSAPEQESMMDESPVSQTTNQSMTSGDAGDQPRIAFIRTDSIYAKCQFIIDAEAQLERATVASENKFQRKAKAAEQEYQELVAYAQGPGVTEEELQIAQNRLMELEYELQQLQQSESQRVLRKEQELNTEVIERLTSFIERYAEENGIDLIINKGMSGEGVLYGSTPFDVTPEIVRGLNEEYALEQQVIEE; encoded by the coding sequence ATGCAAAAAGTAGCCCTAGGAATTAGCATCGTAGCCCTTGCATTGGGAATCTACGCGGTAGTATCATCATCATCAGCTCCAGAACAAGAGTCAATGATGGATGAATCGCCGGTTTCACAGACAACCAATCAGTCAATGACATCTGGTGATGCTGGTGATCAACCTCGCATTGCCTTTATTCGCACTGACTCCATTTATGCAAAGTGTCAGTTCATTATCGATGCAGAAGCTCAACTGGAAAGAGCTACCGTTGCGAGTGAGAATAAATTTCAGCGTAAGGCGAAAGCTGCTGAACAGGAATACCAAGAGCTAGTGGCTTATGCTCAGGGTCCAGGTGTCACTGAAGAAGAGCTTCAAATAGCGCAGAACCGTTTGATGGAGTTAGAGTATGAACTTCAGCAGCTTCAACAAAGCGAAAGCCAGCGTGTATTGCGCAAAGAGCAAGAGTTGAATACTGAAGTGATTGAGCGTCTCACGAGTTTTATCGAGCGCTACGCCGAAGAAAATGGAATCGACTTGATTATCAATAAGGGAATGTCTGGTGAAGGTGTGCTTTATGGCTCAACTCCGTTTGATGTTACTCCTGAGATCGTTCGTGGTCTCAATGAAGAATATGCCCTTGAACAACAGGTGATCGAAGAATGA
- a CDS encoding DUF4924 family protein, with protein MTIAQQKKEENIIEYVLYLWQMQDLVRAANFDLTGIRAFLTTGDHSHIDLEAELTWFGGLIKAMQLAKAEKKGHIPETDELLVELNYLHHTLIDLVKDKEYTEAFNSAKESIDDFLKRSGNEHMNPIEAAMTGMYGWLVLRLQKKEVSPETLGAMKHFQGFLALLAVNYKKMRSGNLNYSLN; from the coding sequence ATGACAATCGCTCAACAGAAAAAAGAAGAGAATATCATCGAATACGTCTTGTACCTCTGGCAGATGCAAGACCTCGTTCGCGCGGCCAATTTTGACTTGACGGGCATTCGCGCATTCCTGACTACGGGTGATCATTCTCACATTGATCTTGAAGCAGAGCTGACGTGGTTCGGAGGCTTGATCAAGGCGATGCAGCTCGCAAAAGCGGAGAAGAAAGGACATATTCCTGAAACCGACGAGCTTTTGGTTGAGTTGAATTATCTCCATCATACACTCATTGACTTAGTCAAAGACAAAGAGTATACCGAGGCGTTCAATAGTGCGAAGGAAAGCATCGACGACTTCTTGAAGCGTTCAGGCAATGAACACATGAATCCGATTGAAGCGGCGATGACGGGAATGTACGGTTGGCTTGTACTTCGTTTGCAGAAGAAAGAGGTGAGCCCAGAAACACTCGGCGCAATGAAGCATTTTCAAGGTTTCTTGGCTTTGCTAGCGGTCAATTACAAGAAAATGCGAAGCGGGAACCTCAACTATTCGCTTAACTGA
- a CDS encoding ThiF family adenylyltransferase, which yields MAEKQLIVSPQIQELKPWSVQRFSSAQIADGTWEAFVEEKEATIIDTIEDQVAELVQMRRPSYAWKENEVTLAVRARLGENPEQYGVWVYYPWRNAMVHLLDEAEYREVRTNRNMHKVSATEQGVLAKKRIAIAGMSVGSGIALTLALERIGGELIIADYDNLELSNMNRLRTSVVNLSLPKATIVAREIAELDPYIKVTVFEEGVTHDNIDEFLGGDTPIDLLLEECDSFIMKLKLRWEARKKGIPVVMDTSDRGLIDVERFDLDDSMELFHGRFSDEEIEQVLETEEWNPEWLFRMITQDELSERMKFSMSELNKTISRWPQLGSEVIMGAGVAAQLSRMILLGDNQITGRKFVDVSGFFLDK from the coding sequence ATGGCCGAAAAGCAACTCATCGTCTCCCCTCAAATACAGGAACTTAAACCATGGTCTGTCCAGCGGTTCAGTTCAGCCCAAATTGCCGACGGCACTTGGGAAGCCTTTGTAGAGGAAAAAGAAGCAACGATTATCGATACTATCGAAGATCAGGTAGCTGAGTTGGTCCAAATGCGTCGCCCTTCATACGCTTGGAAAGAAAACGAAGTGACCTTGGCGGTACGCGCTCGTTTGGGTGAGAACCCTGAGCAGTACGGAGTCTGGGTGTACTATCCATGGCGCAATGCTATGGTCCACTTGCTTGACGAAGCCGAGTACCGTGAAGTTCGGACCAATCGCAACATGCACAAAGTGTCTGCGACTGAACAAGGGGTGCTGGCTAAGAAGCGTATCGCTATCGCGGGAATGTCGGTAGGTTCTGGAATTGCATTGACCTTGGCACTGGAACGTATCGGTGGTGAATTGATCATCGCTGATTATGATAACCTAGAGCTGTCAAACATGAATCGTTTGCGCACGAGCGTGGTCAATCTATCGCTTCCGAAAGCTACCATCGTTGCTCGTGAAATCGCCGAACTTGATCCTTACATCAAGGTGACGGTATTCGAAGAAGGGGTGACCCATGATAATATTGACGAATTCCTCGGTGGTGACACACCCATTGACCTACTGCTGGAGGAATGCGATAGCTTCATTATGAAGTTGAAACTTCGTTGGGAAGCTAGAAAAAAAGGAATCCCCGTGGTGATGGATACATCAGACCGCGGCTTGATCGATGTGGAGCGATTCGACTTGGATGACTCAATGGAGTTATTCCATGGAAGATTCAGCGATGAAGAAATCGAACAAGTATTGGAAACGGAGGAATGGAATCCGGAGTGGTTATTCAGAATGATCACCCAAGATGAATTGAGTGAACGCATGAAATTCTCCATGAGTGAGCTCAATAAAACCATTTCACGCTGGCCGCAACTAGGCTCAGAGGTGATCATGGGAGCAGGTGTTGCCGCACAGCTCTCGCGTATGATCCTTCTTGGAGATAATCAGATAACCGGTAGAAAATTCGTTGACGTAAGTGGGTTCTTCTTGGACAAATAG
- a CDS encoding sensor histidine kinase, with product MHYTLKKLTSLLIVMLSVYAATAAGNMLSFTTSVSEDTTYVRTWQEMMNEEFVIQETEVINLDIKEHPSWLKIDLPPLEEELYLHFESPMLDSVFFYHADANGLIYGDTTGVAFPFSSRQENSPHFLFRVGPTEAASTAMLRIQSGKQVITVVTLDTKYEHSSKQSGRDIFFGFYSGLMLVMFLYNLFVYFSVRDKSYLYYVLYILFVCLTQLVLNGYGSQYVWQDNTWIAMRATHYSGVLSGTATILFAAQFLQVKIYAKWLYKLCIFFIGMEILAFVLATIGMYQISFNLINANALFSLILIVGAFMVWRKGYKPGLYFLGAWTVFLLGVTVFVLKDFGIFPYNDITRFALPVGSAIEVVLLSLALADRINVLKREKEAEQEKRLKVLKENERIIKQQNVLLEKKVDERTKELADSNKELNQTLTELRSTQAQLVDAEKMASLGQMTAGIAHELNNPINFVSSNITPLKRDLDDLFEIIDEYEGVDIESDEAKEKLEKAKALSKELELDFLKAEINQLMKGINDGASRTAEIVKGLRIFSRLDEDALKKADINECIRSTAVILKSTIKSEAPLIQELADGLPEINCYPGKLNQVIMNIIANALQATAASGKPYEERFVKVVTEDAGENLVIRIIDNGTGMTDEVKAKIFDPFFTTKKVGEGTGLGLSIVLGIINDHKGTIDVKSELGEGTEFIITLSKGL from the coding sequence ATGCACTACACCCTAAAAAAACTAACATCACTATTGATAGTGATGCTATCTGTGTACGCCGCAACGGCCGCAGGTAACATGCTCTCGTTTACCACTTCCGTGAGTGAAGACACTACGTATGTCCGAACTTGGCAGGAGATGATGAACGAAGAATTCGTCATTCAAGAAACCGAGGTGATCAACCTCGATATCAAGGAACACCCTTCATGGCTTAAGATCGATCTTCCTCCATTGGAAGAAGAACTCTATCTCCACTTCGAATCTCCGATGTTGGATAGTGTGTTCTTCTATCATGCAGATGCCAATGGACTGATCTACGGTGATACCACTGGTGTGGCATTTCCGTTCTCTTCGCGCCAAGAAAATTCACCGCACTTCCTCTTTAGAGTCGGACCAACAGAGGCTGCATCTACAGCTATGCTGCGCATTCAAAGTGGTAAGCAGGTGATCACCGTGGTGACCCTTGATACCAAATACGAACACTCAAGCAAGCAAAGCGGACGAGACATCTTCTTCGGATTCTATTCGGGGTTGATGTTGGTGATGTTCTTGTACAACCTCTTCGTATACTTCTCTGTGCGTGATAAGAGCTATTTGTACTACGTACTGTACATCCTCTTCGTATGCCTCACTCAGCTCGTGTTGAACGGATATGGTTCACAGTATGTATGGCAAGACAACACGTGGATTGCGATGCGAGCCACCCACTACAGTGGAGTGCTTTCTGGTACGGCAACTATCCTTTTTGCAGCACAGTTCCTACAGGTGAAGATTTATGCAAAGTGGCTCTATAAGCTCTGTATTTTCTTTATCGGAATGGAGATTCTGGCCTTTGTTTTGGCCACCATAGGTATGTATCAGATCAGTTTCAATTTGATCAATGCCAACGCCCTGTTCAGTTTGATTCTGATTGTGGGAGCCTTCATGGTATGGAGAAAAGGATACAAACCAGGTCTATATTTCTTAGGTGCTTGGACGGTCTTCCTTCTAGGAGTTACCGTATTTGTACTGAAGGATTTCGGAATCTTCCCGTATAACGACATCACACGTTTCGCCCTTCCTGTTGGATCTGCAATCGAGGTAGTTCTTCTGTCCTTGGCACTAGCGGATCGAATCAACGTGCTGAAACGTGAAAAGGAAGCAGAGCAGGAAAAACGACTCAAGGTTCTCAAGGAGAATGAGCGCATCATCAAACAGCAAAACGTATTGCTTGAGAAGAAAGTTGATGAGCGTACCAAAGAGCTCGCAGATTCGAACAAGGAGCTCAATCAAACCCTGACAGAACTTCGTTCTACTCAGGCTCAACTGGTTGATGCCGAAAAGATGGCATCGCTCGGTCAGATGACCGCAGGTATTGCACACGAGTTGAACAACCCGATCAACTTCGTTTCATCGAACATCACTCCACTAAAACGTGACTTGGACGACCTCTTCGAAATCATCGATGAGTATGAGGGAGTCGATATCGAAAGTGATGAAGCAAAAGAGAAACTAGAAAAGGCAAAAGCCTTAAGTAAGGAGTTGGAACTGGATTTCTTGAAAGCTGAGATTAACCAGCTCATGAAAGGAATCAATGACGGTGCCAGCCGAACGGCTGAGATCGTGAAAGGACTCCGAATCTTCTCGCGTCTTGATGAAGATGCTTTGAAGAAAGCAGACATCAATGAGTGTATTCGATCGACTGCTGTTATCCTGAAGAGTACCATCAAAAGTGAGGCTCCTCTGATACAGGAATTGGCCGATGGACTACCTGAGATCAATTGCTATCCTGGTAAATTGAACCAGGTGATCATGAATATCATCGCGAATGCACTTCAAGCAACTGCAGCTTCTGGTAAGCCGTATGAAGAGCGATTTGTGAAGGTCGTAACCGAAGACGCTGGTGAAAACCTTGTCATTAGAATTATTGACAACGGAACGGGGATGACAGATGAAGTGAAAGCGAAGATTTTCGATCCCTTCTTTACCACCAAAAAAGTGGGTGAAGGAACCGGTCTCGGATTGTCTATTGTACTGGGAATCATCAACGATCACAAAGGTACGATCGACGTGAAGTCTGAGCTCGGAGAAGGAACTGAATTTATTATAACTTTGTCTAAAGGCCTCTAA
- a CDS encoding hybrid sensor histidine kinase/response regulator: MSEKKISILYLDDEEHNLTSFKAAFRRDYNVFITTNAGDAVQILSENEIHVVISDQKMPNLSGVEFFELIIPDFPDPVRMLLTGYADIEAVIDAINKGQVYRYIPKPWNEQELKITIENAYELYESKMALRRKNEELQKAYAELEKFVYSASHDLRAPLVSVMGVLKLARAESIDGKAGEYFGMIEQTVTKLDVFVQNIINYYQNNKQGELLSEVDFDILVDEIFEYYKYFDGAENVDFQKTVEQSGPVLLDELRVKMILNNLVSNSIKYQDSSKGQPYVNVNVITAADKTTITVEDNGVGIAREDQKKVFEMFYRSAENQLGNGLGLYIVKEAVEKLGAELQVDSEKGNGSRFVVSIPHKL, translated from the coding sequence ATGTCAGAGAAAAAAATCAGCATACTGTACCTCGATGATGAGGAGCACAACTTGACTTCATTCAAGGCTGCATTTCGAAGAGATTACAACGTCTTTATCACCACGAACGCCGGTGATGCGGTACAGATCCTTAGTGAAAATGAGATTCACGTGGTCATTTCTGACCAGAAAATGCCGAACCTCAGCGGGGTTGAATTCTTTGAATTGATCATTCCAGATTTCCCTGATCCTGTTCGAATGTTGTTGACAGGTTATGCGGATATCGAAGCGGTGATCGATGCCATCAACAAGGGGCAAGTCTATCGCTACATTCCAAAGCCTTGGAATGAGCAAGAGCTGAAGATTACCATTGAAAATGCCTACGAGCTTTACGAAAGCAAAATGGCACTTCGTCGTAAGAACGAAGAACTTCAAAAAGCCTACGCCGAACTCGAGAAGTTCGTGTACAGTGCTTCACATGACCTGCGAGCACCACTGGTGTCTGTAATGGGCGTGTTGAAATTGGCTCGCGCCGAAAGCATTGACGGCAAGGCAGGTGAATACTTCGGCATGATCGAGCAGACGGTGACGAAGCTCGATGTCTTTGTACAGAACATTATTAATTACTACCAGAACAATAAACAAGGTGAACTTTTATCAGAAGTTGATTTTGATATTCTGGTCGACGAAATATTTGAGTACTACAAGTACTTTGATGGAGCTGAAAATGTTGATTTTCAGAAGACTGTTGAGCAATCAGGTCCGGTACTGCTGGATGAATTGCGCGTGAAGATGATTCTGAATAATCTTGTTTCTAATTCCATTAAGTATCAAGATAGCTCGAAGGGACAGCCGTACGTGAATGTTAACGTCATAACCGCTGCTGATAAAACTACCATCACAGTAGAAGACAACGGAGTAGGTATCGCTCGTGAAGATCAAAAGAAGGTCTTCGAGATGTTCTACCGCTCTGCTGAAAACCAACTGGGGAATGGACTTGGTCTTTACATCGTCAAAGAAGCGGTGGAGAAACTAGGAGCCGAGCTTCAGGTGGATTCTGAAAAAGGAAATGGATCACGATTCGTAGTCTCTATACCACATAAACTATGA
- a CDS encoding response regulator produces the protein MSEEKLRIILVDDNDIDIVVNTKLLRLANLTEHIESYSDGPEAVEKIKNDQEKYVGFLNVLLLDIQMPEVDGFETLAIFEELPEDFRKDFKIFMLSSSIDRSDIEKAEQNKNIIKVLEKPLDVYLLKRLAFANANT, from the coding sequence ATGAGCGAAGAAAAGCTGAGGATCATATTAGTTGATGATAACGACATTGACATCGTCGTTAACACGAAACTCTTGCGCCTGGCAAATTTAACTGAGCATATTGAGTCTTATTCTGATGGCCCAGAGGCTGTAGAAAAGATCAAAAATGATCAGGAGAAATATGTCGGATTCCTCAATGTACTATTGCTAGATATTCAGATGCCTGAAGTCGATGGATTCGAAACCCTCGCCATCTTTGAAGAACTTCCTGAAGACTTCAGAAAAGACTTCAAAATTTTCATGCTGTCGTCGTCGATCGATCGAAGCGACATTGAAAAAGCAGAGCAAAACAAGAACATCATCAAGGTGCTGGAGAAGCCCCTTGATGTGTACCTGTTAAAGCGTTTGGCATTCGCTAACGCAAATACCTGA